The following are from one region of the Sphingomonas sp. J315 genome:
- a CDS encoding S9 family peptidase → MKRLTIALLSGAALLAAGSAATAGPAPQSGADTLIPRDKIFGNPSRAGGQISPDGKHVSWLSPVDGVMNVWVAPIGNLGAAKAVTKESKRGLQSYFWAPDGAHIIYLQDSGGNENFRVHSVDIATLKDTALTKAGDKVRAQIQGVSKLRPDVVLIGLNDRNPQFFDLYEVNYKTGESKLVMENPGYGGWVTDNQLKPRFAFQQVPGGGSKYFRLGADGKWAEVMTVANEDFFTTAPIGFNKDGTALYWVDSRGRDKAALIKMDPETLKSEVIAASEKADIQGLLTDPESYEPIAYSVNYLKNEWTPLNAEAKTDLDFLKAKLPGEVSIMSATDDGSKLIVAASAAERPAAAYIYDRKAKSLTKLYETRPDLSAYALQPMWPVEIPTGDGKTLVSYLTLPPGADANKDGKADKPVPMVLFVHGGPWARDGYGYNSAHQWLANRGYAVLSVNFRGSTGFGKGFVNAAIGEWSGKMHQDLIDAVDWSIARGVTSKDKVAIMGGSYGGYATLVGLTFTPDRFACGVDIVGPSNLKTLMESFPPYWRPILEGTFYKHIGDPNKPEDLKRMMAQSPITRVDAITKPLLIGQGGNDPRVVKAESDQIVAAMKARKLPVTYINYPDEGHGFVRPENRLSFFAISEGFLSKCLGGRAEPIGDFTGSSIQVLEGADYVPGLAAAAPKPAAAK, encoded by the coding sequence ATGAAACGACTCACGATCGCATTGCTCTCGGGCGCGGCCCTGCTCGCCGCCGGAAGCGCCGCCACCGCCGGACCCGCGCCGCAATCGGGCGCGGACACGCTGATCCCGCGCGACAAGATCTTCGGGAACCCCAGCCGCGCCGGGGGCCAGATCAGCCCGGATGGCAAGCATGTCAGCTGGCTGTCGCCGGTCGATGGCGTGATGAATGTCTGGGTCGCGCCGATCGGCAACCTGGGCGCGGCGAAGGCGGTTACCAAGGAGAGCAAGCGCGGACTGCAAAGCTATTTCTGGGCACCCGATGGCGCGCACATTATCTATCTTCAGGACAGCGGCGGGAACGAGAATTTCCGCGTCCATTCGGTCGATATCGCGACGCTCAAGGATACCGCGCTGACCAAGGCGGGGGACAAGGTCCGCGCGCAGATCCAGGGGGTGAGCAAGCTGCGCCCCGATGTCGTGCTGATCGGCCTCAACGACCGCAACCCGCAGTTCTTCGACCTGTATGAGGTCAACTACAAGACTGGTGAGAGCAAGCTGGTGATGGAGAACCCCGGCTATGGCGGCTGGGTCACCGACAATCAGCTCAAACCCCGCTTCGCATTCCAGCAGGTGCCGGGTGGCGGGAGCAAATATTTCCGCTTGGGTGCCGACGGCAAATGGGCCGAGGTGATGACGGTGGCGAACGAGGATTTCTTCACCACCGCGCCGATCGGGTTCAACAAGGACGGCACCGCGCTCTACTGGGTCGACAGTCGGGGTCGCGACAAGGCGGCACTGATCAAGATGGACCCCGAAACACTCAAGAGCGAGGTGATCGCGGCGAGCGAAAAGGCCGACATTCAGGGGCTGCTGACCGACCCCGAGAGCTATGAGCCGATCGCCTATTCGGTGAACTATCTCAAGAACGAATGGACCCCGCTCAATGCGGAGGCAAAGACGGATCTCGACTTCCTCAAGGCGAAGCTGCCCGGCGAAGTGTCGATCATGTCTGCGACCGATGACGGGTCGAAACTGATCGTCGCGGCGAGCGCGGCGGAGCGACCGGCCGCCGCCTATATCTATGATCGCAAGGCGAAGAGCCTGACCAAGCTCTACGAGACGCGACCCGACCTGTCGGCCTATGCGCTCCAGCCGATGTGGCCGGTCGAGATCCCGACCGGCGATGGCAAGACATTGGTCAGCTACCTCACGCTTCCGCCCGGCGCCGACGCCAACAAGGACGGCAAGGCGGACAAGCCCGTGCCGATGGTGCTGTTCGTCCATGGCGGCCCATGGGCGCGCGACGGCTATGGATACAACAGCGCGCACCAGTGGCTCGCCAATCGCGGCTATGCGGTGCTCAGCGTCAATTTCCGCGGCTCGACCGGCTTCGGCAAGGGCTTCGTCAACGCCGCGATCGGCGAATGGTCGGGCAAGATGCACCAGGACCTGATCGACGCGGTCGACTGGTCGATCGCGCGGGGCGTGACGTCGAAGGACAAGGTCGCGATCATGGGCGGCTCCTATGGTGGCTATGCCACGCTGGTCGGCCTGACCTTCACGCCGGACCGGTTCGCGTGCGGGGTCGATATCGTCGGCCCGTCGAACCTGAAGACGCTGATGGAGAGCTTCCCGCCGTACTGGCGACCGATCCTGGAGGGGACCTTCTACAAGCATATCGGGGACCCCAATAAGCCCGAGGATCTGAAGCGCATGATGGCGCAATCGCCGATCACCCGCGTCGACGCGATCACCAAACCGCTGCTGATCGGGCAGGGGGGCAATGATCCGCGCGTGGTGAAGGCCGAAAGCGACCAGATCGTCGCGGCGATGAAGGCACGCAAGCTGCCGGTCACGTACATCAACTATCCCGACGAGGGGCATGGCTTTGTCCGGCCCGAAAACCGCCTGTCCTTCTTTGCGATCAGCGAAGGGTTCCTGTCCAAATGCCTTGGCGGCCGGGCGGAACCGATCGGCGACTTTACCGGGTCGAGCATCCAGGTGCTCGAAGGCGCAGATTATGTGCCGGGTCTTGCGGCAGCCGCTCCCAAGCCGGCTGCGGCGAAATGA
- a CDS encoding serine hydrolase: MTGLTVDRRAALALGIGGAASLALPAWAQQAASLDTTIDPIVANFMRAFETPGIAVAIVRKGQPVWLKGYGVRTMGRPAPVDVHTRFGIASNSKAFTAAALAMLVEEGKLGWDDRLTQHMPDFKMADPAVTSLFNVRDLLVHRSGLPLGAGDLLYFPRSNRTAQDAIRALQFLQPVRPFRGGYDYDNILYIVAGALIEAKSGMSWRDFIRTRMLEPLGMADAVPSLDLLKTTNVAGRHARLGPPVRGVGPMTVIEPDESPVVDAGAGINASIADVAKWLDVQLALGALPDGKRLWSAESAAAMWSPQVVVASSDGPTDLNPVRSIMQGYALGWFVQDYRGRRLISHSGGLSGQVTQTALIPSAGIGVAVLSNTEDSVSGGIRNAILDHLLGIPAYDWVANYVARNKLAIESAVAAMGEGDAQRPAGGPSLPLAAYAGRYRDPWYGDIVVRERGGMLHIDFAPHPQFASRLDPWGTDAFRTRMVPGKGEDAVVTFATANGKVTGVTMKALSPLADFSYDFHHLNFVPVAE, from the coding sequence ATGACAGGATTGACGGTCGATCGGCGGGCGGCGCTGGCGCTAGGGATCGGCGGCGCGGCGAGCCTCGCGCTTCCCGCCTGGGCACAGCAGGCGGCATCGCTCGATACGACGATCGACCCCATCGTCGCAAATTTCATGCGCGCGTTCGAGACTCCCGGCATCGCGGTGGCGATCGTGCGCAAGGGGCAGCCCGTCTGGCTCAAGGGCTATGGCGTGCGCACCATGGGCCGCCCCGCGCCGGTCGATGTCCACACCCGGTTCGGCATCGCGTCGAACAGCAAGGCGTTCACCGCCGCCGCACTGGCGATGCTGGTCGAGGAGGGCAAGCTCGGCTGGGACGACCGGCTCACCCAGCATATGCCCGACTTCAAGATGGCCGACCCGGCGGTGACCAGCCTGTTCAACGTCCGCGACCTGCTCGTTCACCGCTCGGGGCTTCCGCTGGGGGCGGGCGATTTGCTCTATTTCCCGCGCTCCAATCGCACCGCGCAGGATGCGATCCGCGCACTGCAGTTCCTTCAGCCGGTGCGCCCGTTCCGGGGCGGCTATGATTACGACAACATCCTCTACATCGTCGCCGGCGCGCTGATCGAGGCCAAGTCCGGGATGAGCTGGCGCGACTTCATCCGCACGCGGATGCTGGAGCCGCTCGGCATGGCCGATGCGGTGCCCTCGCTCGACCTGCTCAAGACGACCAACGTCGCAGGCCGACACGCGCGGCTGGGGCCGCCGGTACGCGGGGTCGGGCCGATGACGGTGATCGAACCCGATGAATCGCCCGTGGTCGATGCCGGGGCAGGGATCAACGCCAGCATCGCCGATGTCGCCAAATGGCTGGACGTGCAGCTGGCGCTCGGCGCGCTGCCCGACGGCAAGCGCCTGTGGAGCGCCGAGAGCGCGGCGGCGATGTGGTCGCCGCAGGTGGTGGTGGCGTCGAGCGATGGCCCCACCGACCTCAATCCCGTGCGCTCGATCATGCAGGGCTATGCGCTGGGCTGGTTCGTCCAGGATTATCGCGGCCGCCGCCTGATCAGCCATTCGGGCGGCCTTTCGGGTCAGGTGACCCAGACCGCGCTGATCCCCTCAGCGGGAATTGGCGTCGCGGTGCTCAGCAACACCGAAGACAGCGTGTCGGGCGGTATCCGCAACGCGATTCTCGACCATCTGCTCGGCATCCCCGCCTATGACTGGGTTGCCAACTACGTAGCCCGCAACAAGCTGGCCATCGAAAGCGCGGTCGCGGCGATGGGTGAGGGCGACGCGCAGCGGCCGGCCGGCGGCCCCAGCCTGCCACTGGCCGCCTATGCCGGGCGCTACCGCGACCCTTGGTATGGCGACATTGTGGTTCGCGAACGCGGCGGCATGCTTCACATCGATTTCGCCCCCCATCCGCAATTCGCCAGCCGCCTCGATCCATGGGGAACGGACGCGTTCCGCACCCGGATGGTGCCGGGCAAGGGCGAGGACGCGGTCGTCACCTTTGCCACCGCAAATGGCAAGGTGACGGGCGTGACGATGAAGGCGCTCTCTCCGCTCGCCGATTTCAGCTATGACTTCCACCACCTGAACTTCGTGCCGGTCGCGGAGTAG
- a CDS encoding HNH endonuclease, with translation MYHPDLIRHPQGCPALVLNADYTPLSYYPLSIWPWQTAIKAVFLDRVDIVSHYEREVRSPTARIKLPSVIALKQYVRPSQFPAFTRFNLFLRDKFECQYCGSHRDLTFDHVIPRAQGGRTTWENVATACAPCNLKKGGRTPKQAAMPLFMAPIRPTSWQLQEHGRRFPPNYLHDTWRDWLYWDVELEA, from the coding sequence ATGTACCATCCCGATCTGATCCGACATCCGCAGGGGTGCCCGGCGCTCGTCCTGAATGCCGATTACACGCCGCTTTCCTATTATCCGCTGAGCATCTGGCCGTGGCAGACAGCGATCAAGGCAGTGTTCCTCGATCGCGTCGATATCGTCAGCCATTATGAGCGCGAGGTGCGCAGCCCCACCGCGCGCATCAAGCTGCCCAGCGTTATCGCGCTCAAGCAATATGTGCGACCGTCGCAATTCCCGGCATTCACCCGGTTCAACCTGTTCCTGCGCGACAAGTTCGAATGCCAATATTGCGGTAGCCACCGCGATCTGACCTTCGATCATGTCATCCCGCGCGCGCAGGGCGGGCGCACGACATGGGAGAATGTCGCGACCGCCTGTGCGCCGTGTAACCTCAAAAAGGGTGGGCGCACGCCGAAACAGGCGGCGATGCCGCTGTTCATGGCACCGATCCGCCCGACCAGCTGGCAGCTGCAGGAACATGGCCGCCGCTTCCCGCCCAATTATCTCCACGATACCTGGCGCGACTGGCTCTATTGGGACGTCGAGCTCGAGGCGTAA
- the crtY gene encoding lycopene beta-cyclase CrtY — MPAIIHCDVAIVGGGLAGGLIALALRRKHPALDIRLIDGGRNLGGNHLWSFFASDVAPADRWLVAPLISYGWTSYDVHFPAHARTLKSPYYSIESERFDQVVRAAMPADAVMTRRKVLGASARAVVLADGDRIEAGGVIDCRGPGDLGKLDLGWQKFFGRELTLAEPHALKRPVIMDATVAQIDGYRFMYALPFAATRLFLEDTYYSDTPEIDVAACAKRIDAWASARGIMVEAATREEAGALPVAMGGDFEEYWKSGGNRVAKGGMRAGLFHPVTGYSLPDAVRLAALIGNARDLSGAALHDLTYGHARRIWRQRGYYRMLSAMLFRAAEPAERYRILERFYRLDDGLVARFYAGQSSIFDRARVLAGKPPVPVKRALAAIRGSSR; from the coding sequence ATGCCAGCGATCATCCATTGCGACGTTGCCATTGTCGGAGGAGGTTTGGCGGGGGGGCTGATCGCGCTCGCATTGCGGCGCAAGCATCCTGCGCTCGACATCCGTCTGATCGACGGCGGACGCAATCTGGGCGGCAACCACCTCTGGTCCTTCTTTGCCAGTGATGTCGCACCTGCCGACCGATGGCTGGTCGCGCCGCTGATCTCCTATGGCTGGACCAGCTATGACGTCCATTTCCCCGCGCACGCACGCACACTGAAATCACCCTATTACTCGATCGAGTCAGAGCGGTTCGATCAGGTCGTGCGCGCCGCGATGCCCGCGGACGCGGTGATGACGCGGCGCAAGGTGCTGGGTGCCAGTGCGCGCGCGGTCGTGCTGGCCGATGGCGACCGGATCGAGGCGGGCGGCGTGATCGATTGCCGCGGTCCCGGCGACCTCGGTAAGCTCGACCTGGGCTGGCAGAAATTCTTCGGGCGAGAGCTGACGCTGGCCGAGCCTCACGCGCTCAAGCGCCCGGTCATCATGGACGCCACGGTCGCGCAGATCGACGGCTATCGCTTCATGTACGCTTTGCCCTTCGCGGCGACACGGCTGTTCCTTGAGGACACCTATTACAGCGACACGCCCGAGATCGACGTTGCCGCCTGCGCCAAGCGGATCGACGCATGGGCCAGCGCGCGCGGGATCATGGTCGAGGCTGCGACGCGCGAGGAAGCGGGGGCCCTCCCGGTGGCGATGGGCGGCGATTTCGAGGAATATTGGAAATCGGGCGGCAATCGCGTCGCCAAGGGGGGAATGCGCGCCGGGCTGTTCCATCCGGTCACCGGCTATTCGCTGCCCGATGCGGTGCGGCTTGCCGCACTGATCGGCAATGCACGCGACCTGTCGGGCGCAGCGTTGCACGACCTGACCTATGGCCACGCCCGGCGGATATGGCGTCAGCGCGGATATTATCGCATGCTGTCCGCGATGCTGTTTCGCGCCGCCGAGCCGGCCGAGCGCTATCGCATCCTCGAACGATTTTATCGACTGGACGACGGGCTCGTCGCCCGCTTCTATGCCGGTCAGTCCAGCATATTCGATCGCGCACGCGTTCTCGCCGGCAAACCGCCGGTGCCGGTCAAGCGCGCACTCGCCGCGATCAGGGGGTCAAGCAGATGA
- a CDS encoding TIGR00730 family Rossman fold protein, which yields MKRLAIYCGSATPADPVYIENARFVGRTLAERGIGVVYGGGRLGLMGAIADAALEAGGEVIGVIPQALVDAEVAHRGCTELHIVRTMHERKQAFTDLSDGFITLPGGTGTMDELWEAMSWAQIGYHANPVGLLNVAGYYDGLIEFVAKMGEVGFLRPQHQSILIIDDDLDALLAKMAAHVPTQTVGQIGSKDL from the coding sequence GTGAAGCGCCTCGCCATCTATTGCGGCTCCGCCACCCCGGCGGACCCGGTCTATATCGAGAACGCCCGGTTCGTCGGCCGCACGCTTGCCGAGCGCGGAATCGGCGTCGTCTATGGCGGCGGGCGGTTGGGGCTGATGGGCGCGATTGCCGATGCGGCGCTGGAGGCGGGCGGCGAGGTGATCGGGGTGATCCCGCAGGCGCTGGTCGATGCCGAGGTTGCGCATCGCGGCTGCACCGAACTGCACATCGTGCGAACCATGCACGAGCGCAAACAGGCGTTCACCGACCTGTCCGACGGCTTCATCACCCTGCCCGGCGGAACCGGGACGATGGACGAATTGTGGGAAGCGATGAGCTGGGCGCAGATCGGCTATCACGCGAACCCGGTCGGACTGCTCAACGTCGCGGGCTATTATGACGGGCTGATCGAATTCGTGGCGAAGATGGGCGAAGTCGGATTCCTCCGCCCGCAGCATCAGTCGATCCTGATCATCGACGATGATCTCGACGCGCTGCTGGCGAAGATGGCGGCGCATGTCCCGACACAGACGGTGGGGCAGATCGGCAGCAAGGACCTGTGA
- a CDS encoding phytoene/squalene synthase family protein: MTLPTPSRESVVAAARESIAKGSKSFAAASRLFDPQTRERAWLLYAWCRACDDIADGQELGHDAQVVADPAAALSRIRTLTDKALAGEPTGEMAFEALRIVAAETRMPHRFAHDLVEGFALDAKGWFPRSEHDLMQYCYHVAGAVGCMMAVVMGVDPEDDATLDRACDLGLAFQLANIARDIEADDRIGRCYLPMDWLVEMDIPPGQHLKPPFRQRLTVMARWLGEFAAAHEESARLGTPALGFRSAWAVLAATGIYGGIAREVIARGDHAWDHRAGTSKATKIGWIVRAFGQALMRHQLYAPKPRSPDLWTRPR; the protein is encoded by the coding sequence GTGACCCTGCCAACGCCCAGCCGCGAGTCGGTGGTGGCGGCCGCGCGTGAGAGCATCGCCAAGGGTTCGAAGAGCTTTGCTGCGGCGAGCAGGTTGTTCGACCCGCAGACCCGCGAGCGCGCCTGGCTGCTCTATGCCTGGTGCCGCGCGTGCGACGACATCGCCGACGGGCAGGAACTGGGCCATGACGCACAGGTCGTCGCGGACCCTGCCGCCGCCCTCTCGCGCATCCGCACGCTGACCGACAAGGCGCTGGCGGGCGAACCGACCGGCGAGATGGCGTTCGAGGCGCTGCGCATCGTCGCCGCCGAAACGCGCATGCCGCACCGTTTCGCGCATGATCTGGTCGAGGGGTTCGCGCTGGACGCCAAGGGCTGGTTTCCGCGTTCCGAGCACGACCTGATGCAATATTGCTACCATGTCGCCGGCGCGGTCGGATGCATGATGGCGGTGGTGATGGGGGTCGATCCAGAGGACGACGCGACGCTGGATCGCGCCTGCGACCTCGGCCTCGCCTTTCAGCTCGCCAATATCGCGCGCGATATCGAGGCGGATGACCGCATCGGTCGTTGCTACCTGCCGATGGACTGGCTGGTCGAAATGGACATCCCGCCGGGCCAGCATCTGAAGCCGCCGTTCCGCCAGCGCCTCACGGTCATGGCACGTTGGCTGGGTGAGTTCGCCGCTGCACATGAGGAAAGCGCGCGGCTGGGCACCCCCGCGCTCGGATTTCGCTCGGCCTGGGCCGTGCTCGCAGCGACGGGCATTTATGGCGGCATCGCGCGCGAGGTGATAGCGCGCGGCGATCATGCCTGGGATCATCGCGCGGGAACGAGCAAGGCTACCAAGATCGGCTGGATCGTTCGCGCTTTCGGTCAGGCGCTGATGCGGCACCAGCTCTACGCACCAAAGCCGCGCTCACCCGATTTGTGGACGCGCCCGCGTTAA
- a CDS encoding ABCB family ABC transporter ATP-binding protein/permease: MPPDTAPATGGERPLFATLARFLPYLWPAGQPGLKARIVGALALVVLSKVVQVYGAAYALKAAVDAMAIGERGVITFVVLMVVGYAAARLFTTIFDNLRNTVFEKVGQDATRRLAIVTFRQLHQLSLRFHLERRTGAVTKVVERGTKSIDSMLYFLLFNIAPTILELALVLQIFGSKFGMWLVASTIAMVVIYIAFTRWITDWRAKLREQMNDLDTGAVAHAVDSLLNFETVKYFGAEQRESDRYERAVEAYAKAAVKSENSLAWLNMGQSLITNVMLGAGMAVVAWGWSTGEFTAGDVVFVSTLLSQLFRPLDMLGWVYRTIRQGVIDMGAMFDLIDTDAEVKDVPGAAALAVERGEVRFEGVRFGYDADRDILKGIDLVIRPGQTVAIVGPSGAGKSTLARILYRFYDLTGGRVTIDGQDISQVTQASLRAAIGIVPQDTVLFNDTISYNIAYGREGATQDQVETAARGAAIAGFIDAMPDGYATRVGERGLKLSGGEKQRVAIARTLLKNPPILILDEATSALDSRTEAEILDTLEAIERGRTTIVIAHRLSTVVNADRIVVLEDGRIAEQGTHAELLERRGTYAEMWARQQAEREAVADAAE, encoded by the coding sequence ATGCCTCCCGACACTGCGCCGGCGACCGGCGGCGAGCGCCCGCTGTTCGCCACCCTCGCGCGCTTCCTTCCCTATCTGTGGCCCGCCGGACAGCCGGGGCTGAAGGCGCGCATCGTCGGCGCGCTCGCACTGGTGGTGCTGTCAAAGGTGGTTCAGGTCTATGGCGCGGCCTATGCGCTCAAGGCCGCAGTCGATGCGATGGCGATCGGTGAGCGCGGGGTCATCACGTTCGTGGTGCTGATGGTGGTCGGCTACGCCGCCGCGCGACTGTTCACCACCATATTCGACAATCTGCGCAACACCGTGTTCGAAAAGGTCGGGCAGGACGCGACCCGGCGGCTCGCCATCGTCACCTTCCGCCAACTTCACCAGCTGTCGCTGCGCTTCCACCTCGAACGCCGCACGGGTGCGGTGACCAAGGTGGTCGAGCGCGGGACCAAGAGCATCGATTCGATGCTCTATTTCCTGCTGTTCAACATCGCCCCGACGATCCTCGAACTGGCACTCGTGCTCCAGATCTTCGGGTCGAAATTCGGCATGTGGCTGGTCGCATCGACCATCGCGATGGTGGTGATCTACATCGCCTTCACCCGCTGGATCACCGACTGGCGCGCGAAGCTGCGCGAGCAGATGAACGACCTCGACACCGGCGCGGTGGCGCATGCGGTCGACTCGCTGCTGAATTTCGAGACGGTGAAGTATTTCGGCGCGGAGCAGCGCGAATCCGACCGCTACGAGCGCGCGGTCGAGGCTTATGCCAAGGCGGCGGTAAAGTCGGAAAATTCGCTCGCCTGGCTCAACATGGGCCAGTCGCTGATCACAAATGTGATGCTGGGTGCCGGAATGGCCGTAGTGGCGTGGGGCTGGTCCACCGGGGAATTTACCGCGGGCGACGTCGTGTTCGTCTCGACCTTGCTCAGCCAGTTGTTCCGCCCGCTTGACATGCTCGGCTGGGTCTATCGCACGATCCGCCAGGGCGTGATCGACATGGGCGCGATGTTCGACCTGATCGACACCGATGCCGAGGTGAAGGACGTGCCGGGCGCGGCGGCGCTGGCGGTCGAACGCGGCGAGGTGCGGTTCGAGGGCGTGCGCTTCGGCTACGACGCCGACCGCGACATATTGAAGGGCATCGACCTCGTCATCCGCCCGGGCCAGACCGTCGCGATCGTGGGCCCGTCGGGCGCGGGCAAGTCCACCCTCGCGCGCATCCTTTATCGCTTCTACGACCTGACCGGCGGGCGCGTCACGATCGACGGGCAGGATATTTCGCAGGTAACGCAGGCCAGCCTGCGTGCCGCGATCGGCATCGTGCCCCAGGACACGGTGCTGTTCAACGACACGATCAGCTACAACATCGCCTATGGCCGCGAAGGCGCGACGCAGGATCAGGTCGAGACCGCAGCGCGCGGCGCGGCAATCGCGGGCTTTATCGACGCAATGCCCGATGGCTATGCGACGCGGGTCGGCGAGCGCGGCCTCAAGCTGTCGGGCGGCGAGAAACAGCGCGTCGCCATTGCCCGCACCCTGCTCAAGAACCCACCGATCCTGATCCTCGACGAAGCGACCAGCGCACTCGATTCGCGCACCGAAGCCGAGATCCTCGACACGCTCGAAGCGATCGAGCGCGGCCGCACCACCATCGTCATCGCCCACCGCCTGTCGACCGTGGTCAACGCCGACCGCATCGTGGTGCTGGAGGATGGGCGCATCGCCGAACAGGGTACCCATGCCGAACTGCTCGAACGGCGCGGCACCTACGCCGAAATGTGGGCGCGGCAACAGGCGGAACGGGAGGCCGTGGCCGACGCGGCGGAGTAG
- a CDS encoding dihydroorotase has translation MATFDLKLVGGTVHLPSGPARLDVGVRDGKIVAIGAQGDAGETIDCTGLDVLPGVIDSQVHFREPGLEAKEDLESGSRAAVLGGVTAVFEMPNTKPNTDSADAVNDKLARAKDRMWCDHAFYVGATNNNAADLADLERMPGTAGVKIFMGASTGDLLVSDDANLARVLASGHRRVAIHAEDEFRMNDREGERVAGDPSSHPVWRDDESAILATRRILKLAREARRRIHVLHVTTPAELELLAQHKDIATCEVTPQHLTLAGEDAYPRLGTYAQMNPPIRSAAHRDGLWHWLNQGVPDVLGSDHAPHTIEEKAKPYPSSPSGMPGVQTLLPLLLDHVAKGRTTLQRLIDLTSAGPQRVFGLVGKGRIAAGYDADFTVVDLKKQWTVEESWLASRCGWSPFTGDTLTGKPIGTIIRGRKVMWDGQLANAAHGRPVRFEAVEFG, from the coding sequence ATGGCGACGTTCGATCTGAAGCTCGTTGGTGGCACCGTCCACCTGCCCTCCGGCCCGGCGAGGCTCGATGTCGGCGTGCGCGACGGCAAGATCGTCGCGATTGGCGCGCAGGGCGATGCGGGCGAGACGATCGACTGCACCGGCCTGGACGTGCTGCCCGGCGTAATCGACAGCCAGGTGCATTTCCGCGAACCGGGGCTGGAGGCGAAGGAAGACCTTGAATCCGGCAGCCGCGCGGCGGTGCTCGGCGGGGTCACCGCGGTGTTCGAGATGCCGAACACCAAGCCCAATACCGACAGCGCCGACGCGGTGAACGACAAGCTCGCGCGCGCGAAGGACCGGATGTGGTGCGACCACGCTTTCTATGTCGGGGCGACCAACAACAATGCCGCCGATCTGGCCGACCTGGAACGAATGCCCGGGACGGCGGGGGTTAAGATCTTCATGGGCGCGTCGACCGGCGACCTGCTGGTGTCGGACGACGCCAATCTGGCGCGGGTGCTGGCGAGCGGCCATCGCCGCGTCGCGATCCATGCCGAGGACGAGTTTCGCATGAACGACCGCGAGGGCGAGCGGGTCGCGGGTGATCCGTCGTCGCACCCGGTGTGGCGCGATGACGAGAGCGCAATCCTGGCGACGCGGCGCATCCTGAAGCTGGCGCGGGAGGCGCGGCGGCGCATCCATGTGCTGCATGTGACGACGCCGGCGGAGCTGGAGTTGCTGGCGCAGCATAAGGACATCGCGACGTGCGAGGTGACTCCGCAGCATCTGACGCTTGCCGGAGAGGATGCCTATCCGCGGCTCGGCACCTATGCCCAGATGAACCCGCCGATCCGGTCGGCCGCGCATCGCGACGGGTTGTGGCACTGGCTCAATCAGGGCGTGCCGGACGTGCTGGGATCGGACCATGCGCCGCATACGATCGAGGAAAAGGCCAAGCCTTATCCGTCATCGCCCAGCGGCATGCCGGGCGTGCAGACGCTGTTGCCGCTGCTGCTCGACCATGTCGCAAAGGGCCGCACTACGCTCCAGCGACTTATAGACCTGACCAGCGCGGGACCGCAGCGGGTGTTTGGTCTCGTCGGCAAGGGGCGAATTGCGGCGGGCTATGACGCGGATTTCACCGTGGTCGACCTGAAGAAGCAGTGGACGGTCGAGGAAAGCTGGCTGGCGTCGCGCTGCGGCTGGTCGCCGTTCACCGGGGACACGCTTACCGGAAAGCCGATCGGGACGATCATTCGCGGGCGCAAGGTGATGTGGGACGGGCAGCTGGCGAACGCGGCGCATGGCCGGCCGGTGCGGTTCGAGGCGGTGGAGTTCGGGTGA
- a CDS encoding folate-binding protein YgfZ has product MTDATLLPDRALIRISGEDVRGFLQGLVTQDMNAVQPDAPLWAGLLSPQGKALFDFILWADGADVLIDCEAAQCDALIRRLSIYRLRRPITITAAEGGVHWSRAQGHGVPDPRLAALGWRWLGEAGGDAASGWREHRLRLGVTEGADELGQDKTLWLECNAAELNGVSFAKGCYVGQENTARMNWRARVNRRLIVAPLGEPGDRTRATYPYLGLMVEHRRVEALGDAIIPDWLAGALASDT; this is encoded by the coding sequence ATGACCGATGCCACCCTGCTCCCCGACCGCGCCCTGATCCGCATTTCGGGGGAGGATGTCCGCGGCTTCCTGCAGGGTCTGGTGACGCAGGATATGAACGCGGTGCAGCCCGACGCGCCGCTCTGGGCCGGGCTGCTCTCGCCTCAGGGCAAGGCGCTGTTCGACTTCATCCTCTGGGCGGATGGCGCGGACGTGCTGATCGATTGCGAGGCGGCCCAGTGCGACGCGCTGATTCGCCGCCTGTCGATCTACCGCCTGCGCCGACCGATCACGATCACCGCAGCGGAGGGCGGGGTCCACTGGTCGCGCGCGCAAGGCCATGGCGTGCCCGATCCGCGACTCGCCGCGCTCGGCTGGCGCTGGCTGGGCGAAGCGGGCGGGGATGCGGCCAGCGGCTGGCGCGAACACCGGCTGCGCCTCGGCGTCACCGAGGGTGCGGACGAACTCGGCCAGGACAAGACCCTCTGGCTCGAATGCAATGCCGCCGAACTGAACGGCGTCAGCTTCGCCAAGGGCTGCTATGTCGGCCAGGAAAATACCGCCCGGATGAACTGGCGCGCCAGGGTCAACCGTCGCCTGATCGTCGCGCCGCTCGGCGAACCGGGTGACCGCACCCGCGCCACCTATCCCTATCTCGGCCTGATGGTCGAACACCGCCGGGTCGAAGCGCTCGGCGACGCGATCATTCCGGATTGGCTGGCAGGGGCGCTCGCCTCAGATACCTGA